The following proteins are encoded in a genomic region of Phragmites australis chromosome 9, lpPhrAust1.1, whole genome shotgun sequence:
- the LOC133929047 gene encoding uncharacterized protein LOC133929047, which yields MTTKTCQAPAPAMPAVAGRATGGGGGNGRVPTGTLPPPRRGQIKEKIVKDVVAAVAAMAAGLVKNGRGGGGLPVSADANDK from the coding sequence ATGACCACCAAGACCTGCCAGGCTCCAGCTCCGGCCATGCCCGCCGTGGCAGGGCGCGccaccggcggtggcggcggcaacgGCAGGGTGCCAACGGGgaccctgccgccgccgcggagggGCCAGATCAAGGAGAAGATCGTCAAGGATGTCGTCGCCGCTGTCGCCGCCATGGCCGCGGGCCTCGTCAAgaacggccgcggcggcggcggcctccccGTCTCTGCCGACGCCAACGACAAGTGA